Proteins encoded together in one Planctomycetaceae bacterium window:
- a CDS encoding metal-dependent hydrolase yields MPITPYHFGPSGLIGYVFRKWLDFPVFVLANVVVDLEVLLIGYFHLGWPYHRYAHTLLGGAVVGLLWGVVAYFIQPILKWGMHIIRINYTPTFKRMLISGVLGVWLHVLVDAIYHYDVKIFWPFPKNILWRIIYQEQVKMICLICLGVFAVLYMLPTFKQFLKKR; encoded by the coding sequence ATGCCAATAACTCCTTATCATTTTGGACCATCCGGACTAATCGGCTATGTCTTTCGCAAGTGGCTCGACTTTCCGGTCTTTGTACTCGCCAACGTCGTTGTTGACCTTGAGGTTTTGCTCATTGGATATTTCCACCTCGGCTGGCCATACCATCGTTATGCGCATACTCTGCTCGGCGGCGCGGTGGTCGGACTGTTATGGGGAGTCGTTGCGTATTTTATTCAGCCGATTTTGAAATGGGGTATGCACATTATCAGGATAAATTACACGCCGACATTTAAAAGGATGTTAATCTCCGGCGTGCTTGGCGTTTGGCTGCACGTTTTGGTGGACGCGATTTATCATTATGACGTGAAAATCTTTTGGCCGTTCCCGAAAAATATCCTTTGGCGGATAATCTATCAGGAGCAGGTTAAAATGATTTGCCTGATATGCCTCGGCGTTTTCGCCGTGCTTTATATGTTGCCGACGTTCAAACAATTCTTAAAAAAACGATAA